Proteins from a genomic interval of Phlebotomus papatasi isolate M1 chromosome 3, Ppap_2.1, whole genome shotgun sequence:
- the LOC129807055 gene encoding neurofilament heavy polypeptide, translating to MNGKRFGGRTSSQISIYDYPEHLNPFYEDEQHKRLRFWKIGKRSDKTKRSNSFSLDGLRDLWTLKSFRLKKKSSTLGVNKTSESPPPLRRTLLVEEHDTDRAYHTLDPSARHTVSVGLNSGFERSARYRSSLQDMSTFQQGSPFSRTDRYRNTMQNGQEFVNRGGSKTPQMSSRYSGNHMAHSSSQQSLTSSNPFDEDENMASASGSSGVGSAKRPARKKRRAPPPPTPVITTPQSPANEEQKDREKAAEISNLTAEIENFVKSSEAEESKECGEISIPVPVPRREKKDAQKFQVTKTQESEIELRITESTDDLSSVGGEKKSPEKEESVKVVKVEETSVKEAQEPAEVEPSKKESKEEVVQKEEIKEVKREVPEEDAKDRVKDKSDPYRNVVVEMEKYEIRFAPLKTDDAAGENHRKNPVERQRSVQEIIESINKSQSLLKINYEDDSRVQSIMQDIESQKRDVQRRKSSDSLNRNIRELEQKEQEMRELIRELEEQETSDIPVVVQEFNNNSFDKCVQLREPEEKDQNDNQTKKSSIEWNPLPKPRRSRNLSSEDVDVPT from the exons ATGAACGGAAAACGCTTTGGGGGACGTACTTCCAGTCAAATATCCATTTATGACTATCCTGAGCATTTAAATCCCTTCTATGAGGATGAACAGCACAAAAGACTGCGATTCTGGAAGATTGGAAAGAGGTCAGATAAGACCAAAAGGAGCAATAGCTTTAGTCTCGATGGATTGAGGGATTTGTG GACACTAAAATCCTTCAGATTGAAGAAGAAATCGTCAACATTGGGTGTCAACAAGACTTCAGAGAGTCCTCCGCCGCTGAGAAGGACTCTTCTTGTGGAGGAACATGATACAGATCGTGCCTATCATACTCTTGATCCCAGTGCCAGGCACACAGTATCTGTGGGTCTCAACAGTGGCTTCGAGAGGAGTGCTCGGTATCGAAGTTCTCTCCAGGATATGAGTACTTTTCAGCAGGGATCACCTTTCAGTCGCACAGACAGATACAGGAACACCATGCAAAATGGACAGGAATTTGTTAATCGGGGAGGATCAAAGACTCCTCAAATGTCTTCTAGATACAGCGGAAATCACATGGCACACAG ttcttCGCAGCAGAGTTTAACTAGTTCAAATCCTTTCGATGAGGACGAAAATATGGCTTCAGCTTCAGGATCGTCTGGAGTAGGATCAGCTAAGAGACCTGCTCGAAAGAAGAGGAGAGCTCCACCACCTCCAACTCCCGTCATCACTACTCCACAGTCTCCAGCAAAT GAAGAGCAGAAGGATAGGGAGAAAGCAGCTgaaatttcgaatttaactgctgaAATTGAGAACTTTGTGAAGAGTTCGGAAGCAGAAGAGTCCAAAGAGTGTGGAGAGATATCAATTCCTGTTCCTGTTCCCAGGAGGGAGAAGAAGGATGCACAGAAGTTTCAGGTTACCAAGACTCAAGAGAGTGAGATTGAGCTTAGGATTACTGAGTCTACTGATGATCTGTCGAGTGTTGGAGGGGAGAAGAAGTCTCCGGAAAAGGAGGAAAGTGTTAAAGTCGTTAAAGTTGAGGAAACTTCTGTGAAGGAAGCACAAGAACCAGCAGAAGTGGAACCTTCGAAGAAAGAATCAAAAGAGGAAGTTGTCCAGAAGGAAGAGATTAAGGAGGTGAAAAGAGAAGTTCCTGAAGAAGATGCCAAGGATAGGGTTAAGGACAAGTCAGATCCTTACAGAAATGTCGTTGTGGAGATGGAAAAGTATGAAATCCGCTTTGCACCACTGAAAACGGATGATGCAGCTGGTGAGAATCATCGAAAGAATCCGGTTGAGCGTCAGAGATCGGTGCAGGAGATCATTGAGTCAATTAACAAGAGTCAGAGCCTCTTGAAGATCAACTATGAGGATGATAGTCGGGTGCAGAGTATTATGCAGGATATTGAGAGTCAGAAGAGAGATGTGCAGAGGAGAAAGTCCTCAGACAGCCTCAACAGGAATATCCGAGAATTGGAGCAGAAAGAGCAAGAAATGAGGGAATTGATAAGGGAATTGGAAGAGCAGGAAACTTCCGATATTCCCGTAGTTGTTCAGGAATTCAATAATAATTCCTTCGACAAGTGCGTTCAGCTCCGAGAACCTGAAGAAAAGGACCAGAACGACAACCAAACCAAGAAGAGCAGCATTGAGTGGAATCCTCTGCCGAAACCAAGACGCAGTCGAAATCTTTCCTCAGAAGATGTCGATGTTCCCACTTAA